Below is a genomic region from Helianthus annuus cultivar XRQ/B chromosome 2, HanXRQr2.0-SUNRISE, whole genome shotgun sequence.
aaaaacaaatttacttctgattgtcagtattgttgtccacttaaacctctacacaaattttcaattgattcaagatacgtatttaatgtattagcacttaaacttatttgagtgtcccacctcttgaatatactcccgtatccagatcccaatattctgatctacaggtaagtataactacaaatgatatctgtatataaattaggggaaaaatgcgagaactgagggatctcaggtcagaacttccgttcagcagagagatatcagtttcgacttagcagtgggtcccctttagaggatcttttcagctacaacaactgatcatcaattttattgtctaatcagctgagggctttatgctatgtttcaagcatatgaagaaagtattagccagggactaggtcagaactaccgttcagcagaagtcccggaataataccccagacatcaattgagtacaagaacctagtattccagaataagaaacctttcaaacgagatttcaggggttacctatatatccaagtagtgttccccacaaaataagtaagttttgattttatgtttatatcttgaatacaatttactaactgtgtgaagcctactgacacatcattagtaagacttgtttaaaaacaattttgtctttacaaatctctagcatgctgtgatagtccaccaatgtactatcatctcctctttttgcaacaaaactcattttcatttttcaatttttttaaatttttcaaaattttattactccccctaaaatcaaaatatatttcaattttgattttctgaaaaaaaaaattgaaaacaaactatacaagaaatttgacaacattatgtgaattacctcaattcaccattctcgtgcaaaaaacaatcagaactccccctcacaacaaactattttcccataatgatttcaaaacactcaagtttgtttcaatcaaaatggtttttccggaaaaattagtttgtgttccaaccatttgtagatttggggttatctcatcatcttgttttcttcaaaccttttaaagatttattatttccagtttgatcataaaccatcagtagaaaatcaagtacaaattaatgtccctgatttaccacgtacgaggcgaaaaatcaccaaagtgaaatttctcaagaaatgtgccgattcatgatccacgataccatcttgggatctccggcaagtcaggtttttcatttaaacagattcacccaagcctgacggtccttgggtgatttcgaattcttgttcaacaatggtggaaaatttgcatcatccattgctaaacctgaattctccttttttacctcaaccaaaggctcctctggctttgacgaaccagaatcattgcctgcaggtggcttgtccgactttgatctgtcagattcatcgccgaccttctctttcttcttccctctctgttctgtcctcagatttgtatctgatgaattcgtcttgcttgtttttgcggctgagggagtcgattcatcagaactttcaaTCTTTTTgttcggtgaacccgaggacaaaatcttctggagatattctctcgctttctttcttttcttcctcagtctgtctttctgcccctgtgaaagcttgactttcttttcttgaattttctgttcttgaactttaggttttagaaccttctgttcctggggcttgactttgactggaatctttgccaatttctgagaattaaccctcaatctgtcattcgatttccttgggcaatctctggcaatgtgacctttgatgttgcagttgtagcaccttctggtctcataactccaactccggcagttaacagcaatgtgtccatgatagccgcatcggtaacacactctgttatcgtaccgtataccaccttcacaccaaacgctcaaatcatagcattgtctggcttggtgatattccttcctcaagtttgctggatttggcttttgagcactgtggtcaaacctgcaccacttattaccaacattttttgagttttcattttttattttttgtaaattttgtttttgattggatgatcgatccgatgaacttttattatctttttgtttctgttctgctttcttcctcaaaggcttttgcttagaacattcacctttttcggtcgattgcaaaacagttttctgaaatttttctttcaaatttaaaaacaatttttgtttttcttttttaatattttcatcatcggatgcatcatcacaatcttcaactttgacagagtcaaagtttgtgacacagtcacttattggaacagaattgatcggttttggacaaggaatattcaacttgtcagacttagtcgcaaaactgatcaatttcttttcaagttcatcaatcttgatccttgaactcttagcttcgtcttcaagcttagagattctttcaagatgagacttgattgaattttcattatcatttttcaaattttcaagaaccgatttttcattttccaaaatatttatctgttcttgaagtttcacttcattagctttaagatttttgttctccaattttatccagaaatcttcattttctgatgatttctgtttgctttcaaagaccttttcattttctttcaaacctttgttctctaatgtcaaactgttcacactacccaacagtttgccattttcgactttcaacttctcacaaataccctgtaagtctagaatctgtttttcatcagctttcttcttattgttcaacttcttgaactccaatgctaaactttctgcatccttcacaagtttgtcattgactGTCTTGAAGTTGTGACAATTTGAGCATACTGATGCAGACCTTGACGATTCATTCATCACAGATTCTTTAACTTTTAAaacttcctttttctttttctcatctttgatcatcatctgttcttcaatcttACCAATGAGTGGAGAAattgtcagttgagaaaattctctagagcttttcaagttcaagacataatcttcccattcttctttcggtAAAGCACTGATAAATTTTTCAACCCACTCTTCTGGTGCTTTGGTTAAACCAACTTCGGACATTGAACTAACAAGATGTTTGTATTTCTTAATGACACATTTTGTGCTTTCTCCTGgaaaacctgaaaatgaatcaaactcTTTAGTTAATACTCTTCTTTTATCAACTATTTCTTGAGTCATGTTAAAGATATTAAAACCCATGATTCAgtaacacgtttttcaaacacTGTGAGAGATAAGTGGAACTGTGATGTCCGGATAAGCGAATCTGCACAATGTCTGAATAAGCTAACCAACTCAACGTCCGAATAAGCTGACCTACTCAACGTCCGAATAAGCTAACCTACTCAACGTCCGAATAAGCTGACCAGctaatgttcaaataagcggaccagaatttgtccgtaaaagcggaccagacttgtcacaaaagcggaccagacttgtcacaaaagcggaccagacttgtcacaaaagcggaccagacttgtcacaaaagcggaccagaatttgtcacaaaagcggaccagccttcaattcaattttgacccactaaaacttcgaattttgatctgaaactttccagggtttgtcacgatactattgcgcacaatctgtgagaatttgagcgaattccgaccgtgaaatcttcccgaatcagaaaaagaaggtgtagaagtaagaaaaagtgacgaaatccggctaatttctgcagagaacctcctcctgagctctgataccaattgtaggatcggattccgacccgaacgagtcgttcagaggctttctccttggtttcaggtgcggaataacaagaaactaaggtagaaacagcaggcaaatcactttaactacttgtttattgatttgacactgattacacttcaaatctcgcaccggcagcacttcggcacgatttctacaccacgttacatttggggacctctccaagggtatttataggatttctggTCCACTTATACGTCACGTCCGTAAAAGCGATCCAGGTCTGGTCCACTTATTCGtcatgtccgaataagcggtccaggtCTGGTCCActtattcggcatgtccgaataagcggtccagaactaTAATACGCCTAAactctcctgttttctcgtaaacgCGCCCAAATCTAACAAActaagactatgactcgatacaagacggaatcagcagatgtagtgcaccaacagtttcCACCATACAAGCTTAGCatagtttagttaatggttgattgagtaATTGACAGAAAgtagtatttataaaactttgttttgcaccagagtcaaataatactttagcatagACATCAtgaacgagaaacgtaccggtaatcaCATCCGGAATTAACTCGGCTTCCTTGGTTGTCAgtacgaatgctctggcattcttcttgggTCCTTCCGTTGCCTTTTCTTTGTTATTAGTTGTTGTAGCTAATTTTGGGCAGTTTGGTTTGATATGGCCTGACTCTCCGCAGTTGTAGCATATTTTGGCATTAAGTTTCTTCCTACACCAttcttccttatgtcctggtatcttgcagaagtTGTAGAACAGAACACATCTTCCTGTATGTTTCTTCTTACAGAATTTACATGAAGGTGAAGAAGAGGATGGACTTGCTCCTTTTCCATGATAGGAATTACCAGAACGTAGTTCCTGTGTAATCCTTTCGGCTAGATCCTTCTTCTGGTTTTCTTCCTGTGTGCGTATCAGTCCATTTGTCAAAGTGTTAGCAAGCTCCACTGTTTCTTCAAttgtttgtggtctagctgcttTGACCATATCTCTGATTTCACTGATTAATCCcaagatgtaacgggagattcaTACTAGTTCTGGCGAAGCTAGTGTTGGTACAATCCTAGCATACTCGAAGAACTTGGTAGTAAATTCACGACAATTTACCCCAATCGTTTTATGGTTTAGGAATTTATTGGCTATCTGCTCTTTTTTCGTGAGGAGGACATAATTTCCTTTCAACTATTTCCTTAAAGTCATTCAATTCCATATTATAAACCATGTCacttccttttgattgaagaatGGTATTCCACCATTCCAATGCTTCATCCTTGAAAAGGTTATAAGTATACATGATTTTATCCTCATTAGCACATTTACTAATTTTTAAAACCGCTTCAGTCTTTTCTAACCAGCGTAAGGCTTAAATGGCTCCTTCATTACCCGAGAATTCGATTGGTTTGCATGACAGGagttctttgtaagaacaaccataaccGATAGTTTTCTTTCATTTAGGAATTGGAGCTTTGATAAGAATACCGCTATCTTAATTAACGCTATGACTTGGCTCGGTGTGCGTACATTTACTGCCTATAATAGTAGTATCGTTTACCAGCTTAGGTTTATTAATAGCATCGATAATAAATGGTATGGCGTCTAGTattccttgtgctactatatGTTCTATAGCACttttatccacttggtttccgtTATCATTATTATTCTCCTGATTTACTTCGTTTGACATTTGGATTGTAAACATTATCAGAGGCTAATATCACAGAATACTTTAAACATACAAATATTCAAACACATTTAACCAAAACCGTCGATcattgcgacatttactctttttatatatataatgcaTCAATACAAACTACAACTATAATTCTACACGTTAGTAATTATATGCGTcgatacatacatatatatatatatatatatagggtggggttcggctacaaagtctatttttcctacaaagtgtacaaagtcataaaacaccacaatttcagccattaaACACACTCAGACTCACAAATAACATaatgaagatcactaaaacacaatatccaaaccctaagagtccttaaaaacttcaaacacaccatcgtataACTATGAAtacaaaacacaacatgataaccaagataaaacacactaatgttagtcattcgataatcaaagccgaATCATCCAAAACataacacaaaacacacaaatatagtgttttagtaatctccactatattatttatgggttttgagtgtgttttatggttgaaattATGGtgtttatgactttttacactttataggaaaaatagactttgtagccaactctaaccctatatatatatatatatatatatatatatattagtatgGATTTTATATCTTCTTTTTTATCAAATTAAAAGgaaagtgtatatatatatatatattattatattaggGTTTGTTGTTTCTCAAAACTACATCTctctctcgtcgtacttccagacgagatTCTCTCCTATAGCACGGATCTTGTTTCCTTCATCTATAAGTTCTTCGCCATATTGATGAAGTTCAGCTACATTTTCAAGATTCATAGGAGGGAGTATCGTTGGTATGGATTCATTGTAGGCAGGTATTGGTTCTCCATATGGTAAATAGGGATTTGGTTCGTTTACCATATTTTGGAAAGCCCAGTTTAGTCCACCATAGTTCCAGTAGATCTGGTGCTGGTATCCTAGGTATTTCCTTGGGGTTGAATACTGGTATAGGTAGTGGGTTTTCTTATATAGGTTCAGGGTACATTGGTATTGGTGCTAAGGGTTGTTCTGGATATAATGGTAGCAATTGGGGTTCTGGTTCTGCTAACAGATTTAGGTTTATTTCATTTCTTGTAGGTTGGAAAAGATCACAATTCGCTAATCTTCTATCTAGTTCCTCGCACAAAGGTTTTGTCACGAGTATCTGAGCAGTTCCTTCTACTAGGGTTATGGTTGCTTCTTGGTTTTCTTTTTACCTTctcttttctcttttttcttTGTTAAACCGTACCCTCTTTTTGGGTGGAAAGGTTTCAGTTGATTTTGCTTGGAAAACAAAAGATTCTTCTGTGTATGCCTCGTATCCTGATGCAGTTCCGGACATTCCTTCATCCATTTCGGAGTCAGACATGTGTCGAAAGGCATCGGATGTAttttggtcactcatactgtaaattcaaaatttgtcaaaataaaataaaaatcataaTATAGATATTAAGATTTATTTACAAGGAAATAACACATAAGTTAttatattaatttcctaacataaATGTTTAAGTTTTAGGTATTAAACGAACACCtaaatggcttaaaccagtggctctgataccaccttctgtcgcagcccccgacccttCCCTGGGAGCGGGTGCCGTGAACCAGTCAGATgatatcggtgtttattaaatttCCAGCAGAATAaatcatcaggatcgtagttaggaaataatttcatagtttgtaaaacaccaaacttttaataTTGATCAAATGGGCTAAAACCCATATTCCATTCAAATGTTTtaatagggataaaccctaattgctgaaaacataaatttcttcttttattcaggtaattatagccactttatttaagccttcagtgctccatagcggGCTTATATTaccttcacattaagttacctaaaacacatttgaaaatattttatcagcaagaaatactatcgagttcattccattttataaaaagacacattgttatattttacaagatcaagagcgattacaatgtttatatttATCAATTACTCAAAATAGTATTGCGACTGGGGCCAATCCTCTGTGCTCGTGGTCATATTAATATTGGATCCTGTGACCCAATAATAACGTTTGACAAGTGATGtttacaaaaccccacataccggcagtaatttcagaatacaaagacttaatcactgtaagtataactgataAAAACATTTTGGGTTTTCCAAAGCATTTAGtaaaaagagagaatgactcacaataaTGAGAGGAAAAGAATAATGACTCACTTTGTAAACTTAGGGTTTAGCTAAAATCCTCGTGGTAATATTTCCTGATATAATTCCTGAGTTCCTAATaaaatatacaatgcacacatGTTAGTGTAATAACCCAACTCTACTTTATCGAtacatcacgagatcaaaactccaacgtagttaacaaagtgtagccttattcaggcagcaccttgaCATCCGTTGCTGGGTTTCGGATCGATCGGACAGGGTATCAAATTAGCGATttaggggttaaaacacttacaacGGGGCAAAGCATCGTGAAATTAGGGGTATTATATCTTGAGCAGAAAGTTGAGAGAGAAACTATGAACTGCTGCACAAATGCTCTAGTTATAGCTAATCAGCAAGTCTTTCGGGGGCCGCGATATGCTAGGATAATCCTATCGCGCCCCGCGATAGCCCCTAGCTAGGGCATAGGTTGCATTAGTCACCGCTATAGGCTTGACACATGGATGACACGTGTCTCTAGGCGTGTCTGGAAAGTTATTAGGCTTTCGCCACCCGCGATAGGTTACTATAAGTCtatcgcggcccgcgacagacatgaaattattgttatttttttttcatttttcatgtgAAATATCGTTATACAAGTTcggggttttttttttattacggAGTGCTTTGGGACATTTTTGAGGGTTGTTAGGGGGTAGGGGTGGTTATCACTCACCACCCATTTATCACTCACAACATGCAATCAATttccgtcatgtcatcaaccattattccatcactcacaaccttttttagtggaaatgcacatcactcacaacacccaacaataaacactcacaccccctcacatccTTCCATTTATCTCGCGTCAAATTTATCACAAAAATTCCATTTCACACGTTAAGTTTGAACAGTGGCGATGATTTATTTGTTTCCATCACGCGTGGAAGTAAAATATCACGGCCCCGGGTCCCCTTATATAAGTTGGTTTCTAACAAACCATTCAGCATTAGTTGAAAAATAAACCTTTCAGCCGTAATAAAAGAAAACTATATGATTTTTTAAAAAGTTGCACTATGAGTGGAAGATCATTAAATTTGCATATTTATAGCAAATGTTACATTTGTCATTACCAAGACCCTCCACCATCACAAGGGTGATACACGAGACAACAAAGAGTGCATTAAATCAACTTAATTGTCAATACGTGAAAGAAAGGTAATGCGCCAACAAAGGCTCGGTCACATTGAAGGTTTATTCAAACTTAGTTGTTGACACTCGAAACAAATACGATAGTAAGGCTAAGTGTTGTAGTTTAATATAACGCCTCACCACCTCACTAACACTGGGTTTTAACTAACACACCCATTAATTCACGTTAAGGTTTAACTACAGCTTAcaaaaaaaaatgtgattggttgattTTTGGTAGCCCCACACTTGGAATGGCGCCAGTGAATGGCATGACGCCCCCGTGTTTCGCACCCCTCTTTAACTACCGTGGCTCGGTGTTTAGGAGCGTTAAAGGGTGACATAGAGGGTGGCGTGAAACCACAATGAACAGCCTAAATTTGCCTTTTCAACCTTTTCAAACAGGAAAAGTTTCCTGCAGTGAAACCACAAACATACAAAAAATAAAACCTCACTTGGGACCATGCTTGCTAGTTCCAACCCCACGGTCGTTAATGGTCCATACATCTCCCCTCACCAAAAAATCTTATCTACGACCGTATGCACAACAATCCCAATTTTCTAATTATCAACAACATCTTATCAAGATTGTGTAAAACATTTTTTCAAGAAACAAAACTAAAACAAGTTGATACCCCAAGAGCTAGATCAACCTTCTAGATATTATTTATACGGTGTTAAGTTCATAGATTTTCATGGGTTGCCGCAGTGGTCGCGTAGACTGCGGCATCAGCTTCCACATCCTTTCTTGAACGGCTCCGACCGCGGTGCAAATGCCTTTCGCAGTACTTGTAACCAGTGACAACTTGTTTGCTGCACCTCCATTTCTTCCCGTCGGTTCGCTTGCATCTTCCTGGTTCAGCTTCCATGGTGGATTTATAGTTTTCGTACAAACTCCGGTCGCCTCCTGAGCCTAAACAAGTATACATCAGGATATATTAGTTAGCGTTTATTGTAATTAttgattttttataattattaatttTTGTAGTGCTATAATACGTCAGGATATATTAGTTAGTTTATTGTAATTATtgattttttgtaattattaattGTAGTGCTATAATATTGTTATAAATAGTTGATCAATAATATATAATCGCAAAACCTGTGATGGATGCAAGAACCGAGTTCCATATTGGAAGGATGAGATGGGAAGGAACAGGTAATCCAGCCTCCATGTATTTGTAGATTAGTGCTTGTAATTTGAGCTCCTCCATCTGCATAAAGGTGAACCCTAATCCACAATTGTTGCTAATAACAGTAGTGTAGTTTAAGTTTTGCTCAAATAAGGATGATGAATCTGCTAGAGAAGATGAGCCTGACATTGCCATACTATTATTCATTACTTAACCGACAACTATCTTGTTTCAAGTTGGAGCATCTGATATATATAGCCATGGAGTAAATAATAAATACTCTACTATTAATTCGAACATTATTATCCCCAGCACATATGAATGAATGGTATATTATTAACTTACTATAAAATTGTAGAGTAAAAACAATTATCCTAGTTTAAGCCTAATTACTCTAGTTAGTTGTACAATTCGCACGCTAAAATATGTTCTTATTTGATCTTAACATTATAATATACTTAAGCAGTGCAAAAGAAAAACTATAATATAGTTAGGGCATTAGTTAGATATATTTATTTCATTTACATCTATACAATCATAGAGTATGTAACTAGTATAAACCCCGGCGTGTTGCAGCGATAATTTGATTAGTATTGATTCTATTATTGTACCAATACAACAAAATTGATACTCGATATAGCAATTGAAATAGAAAACATAAACTCATCGAAAAAGTAACGACTAAATGTCCACATACGTAACTTTTTGTAAGAAAAACCAAACATGGACGCATTGATAACATTAAAGTCCACAATACTTGTGAGAAAAATAACGTTATAAGAAAAGAAACACGGAGGTCATTGATAACAAAGATAACCGTTATAATAGTTGAAGAAAAAAAGAGCAAGTTGAATTTGTTGGACAAGTTGAATAAGACGGAGGTGGTAAAGTGTAATAAACTCataagaaaacaaaacaaaaatactAACAACAGGAGGGACTTAGATGTTGAAAAATTGTAACCATGAGGACTCAAAGGTAGGAAAAAAGGTACTGTTTGCAGGGActcaaatgttgaaaaattgcAATCATGAATACTCATATGCTGGAAAAAAAATTAAGGACTCAAGATGCAATTTCATGTAAACTAGCAGGAAAAAGTTGTACATTACTCTTTctattttttgtttatttaatttgATACAATTAGGTGGAACGAGGACTTTTTTTTATTAGGCTATCACACTTCCTAAATTGGAGAGTTCTGTTGCCCCTCTTCAGCCAGACTATATTGTCTTAAACGGGTCTACGCTGGCTTCAGAGTTTGGCTTGGGCGTTCCCCCGGGAAACCATACCACCAGCTGCCACTTGACAGTCGTTGTGCTACCACAAGAGCAGAACTCTCTGGTAAACACACGATGGGACGAAAACCTGAGTGGGCTCAGGATAGAGTCTGACACCTCTGCATGGAGGCTAGACTCTCTCTATCATTGCATTATCCACCAAAGTGACACTAGTGGGgattgaacttgagtctccaGTGGAGAACCAAGTCACTCGACCACTAGGCCACAAGTGGTGAATGTATTTGATACAATTAGCTAGTGTTATGATTATACATAGGGTTGTTTTATTTACATACCCCTacaatcttattttcacatccctagttCTATACGGGCTGTATAAGGTTATATGGGCTCGTATAGAATGTTAATGCACAGAATTTAATGTGGTGGAATGTGTTGTTTGTTTTCCATGTATACGGGCCGCATAGCTTTATACGAGCCGTATTTGGTTGTATACGAGCAATTTAATGTTATACGGCCTGCATAATTTTGTTTCCCGGGTTAGATAaggttttttaattttaaaatctgtatacgggccgtataaggttatacgaccGTATAGCCCGTATAGAAAAGTTAACTTTTTGGTGCAATCAGAAACCCGTATAGAAAAGTTAATTTTTGTTGCAATCGGAAAACCGTTTAATAAGTTTAGTAATTCTTTAAATAGTGTTTGCATATTCTttagtataacaaccctccaaaatatttccgacacccctaaAATGTTTAGAGTgcccctatacgtcctaaaatacactcCGTATACGAAATTTGGCcctaaatacctttatttttataaaaattaattaaaaacgaAATTTAATGGgtcgtcgcggggcgcgacagagcCCTTGAGGgacgtcgcggggcgcgagcgcCTCGCTACGAGGCCGCACCCGGAGCCGCCACGTGTCCTCACGCGTGTTGAACCTACCCCATGGCCGGACAAGGCTACGGCCTAGGCACCCTACGTCGCGGGCGTGACGACCCCTCTTGtctctgtcgcggggcgcgagggacTGCCGTAGCAGCCCTATAAATTGGGAGCTCAGGCATTCATTTCCATCGTCCAGTCTTTCaatttctctctcaatttctctaTGGTAggcactatacccgggcattatactcCCCTAATTAACGATGTTctacctcgttgtaagtatcataacccccgattacgtattagatacgctgcccaattgatctagggttccgtaacggctgtcgaggtccTGCCCCACgtagtcattggaattctgtctcggggagggtattactaatgtaaatattgggttatcaTAATAACGCGTGTGccttgtgtaattaatagataataaccagaaatcacaaaggaaaacccttagttaacaatgtgagtaatcctccttt
It encodes:
- the LOC110921453 gene encoding growth-regulating factor 12 — protein: MNNSMAMSGSSSLADSSSLFEQNLNYTTVISNNCGLGFTFMQMEELKLQALIYKYMEAGLPVPSHLILPIWNSVLASITGSGGDRSLYENYKSTMEAEPGRCKRTDGKKWRCSKQVVTGYKYCERHLHRGRSRSRKDVEADAAVYATTAATHENL